From the Lathyrus oleraceus cultivar Zhongwan6 chromosome 4, CAAS_Psat_ZW6_1.0, whole genome shotgun sequence genome, one window contains:
- the LOC127137489 gene encoding U11/U12 small nuclear ribonucleoprotein 31 kDa protein, with amino-acid sequence MSSKKKHKRKHSDNDEDDDVFYYRYCASSSTPNTTTGTTSSNQPQSKPNNKGSSIGGTGEPLAPSKSTLYVSNLDYSLTNSDLHTLFSTFGRIARVTVLKDRHTRLSRGVAFVQFVSRNDAQRAVAEMNKKILNGRTLTASIAADNGCAPEFIRKRMYNTETALCYECGGHGYLSDGEEEGDEEEEEGGQIAAEQFDDNWASIVDDEAGERLLGRNRNDDEGLDNNKTKKKGKKAGYFSDESDHDDDD; translated from the exons ATGTCAAGTAAGAAGAAACACAAACGAAAACACAGCGACAACGATGAAGACGACGACGTTTTCTACTACCGCTACTGCGCTTCGTCCTCAACCCCCAACACCACCACCGGCACCACATCCAGTAATCAACCCCAATCAAAACCGAACAACAAAGGATCATCAATAGGAGGAACAGGTGAACCCTTAGCACCATCAAAATCGACGCTATACGTTTCTAATCTAGATTACTCCCTAACAAACTCCGATCTCCATACGCTCTTCTCTACTTTCGGCCGCATCGCGCGTGTAACCGTTCTCAAAGACCGTCACACGCGCCTAAGCCGCGGTGTCGCGTTTGTCCAATTCGTTTCTCGTAATGACGCCCAACGCGCCGTGGCGGAGATGAATAAGAAGATTCTCAATGGAAGGACTCTAACTGCTTCTATTGCTGCTGATAATGGATGTGCTCCGGAGTTTATTCGGAAGCGCATGTATAATACTGAGACTGCTTTGTGTTATGAGTGTGGGGGGCATGGTTATTTGTC GGATGGGGAGGAGGAAGGCgatgaggaggaggaggagggtGGTCAGATTGCTGCGGAGCAGTTTGACGATAATTGGGCTTCTATTGTGGATGATGAAGCGGGTGAAAGGTTGTTGGGGAGAAACAGAAATGATGATGAGGGTTTGGACAACAACAAGACgaagaagaaagggaagaaaGCTGGGTATTTCAGTGATGAGAgtgatcatgatgatgatgattga